CATCGGTTGTTACATCAATAATTTGACGTGAGTTTGCGACGTTCGCTACAGGTAAGTCGCCAGTTGATGACTGTGGAACAAAGTCATTGTTGGCAGACTGGTTTGTAGATGTTTGCGTTGTAGCACTTGTCTCGGTATTTACTTGTGGGTTGTTATCCATATTCCATTGTTGGAATAAAAGAAAACTTACCAAAAGAAAACCGATAAATAAAAACGTGCGTTGTGATTCCATAACAGCTCTTATTTCTCGCGGTGTTGTTTAAGTGAATTTTGTTTATCAGGCACGGGATCATCCCCACCTGGATGCAAAGGGTGACATTTTATAATGCGTTTCGCTGCGAACCAACTCCCTTTTACAAATCCATGTATTTTTATTGCATCTATCGCATAACTTGAGCATGTCGGGGTAAAACGACAGTTTTGGCCAAGCAGTGGACTGAGTAGTTTTTGATATACCTTAATAATTAAGATCATCAGATTACTCGGCAGAGCAAATAAAAAGTGCATTTAATGAAAAAGTGCCTGATTAAAAGGTGAGCTAACTTTACCTAAATTTGCCTAGTTTTGCTATGCAACAACAGGTTTATTAGGCTTTGTTATTCGGTTTTTTTGCGTTTTTGTTTTTTTGCCAGTGATTAGGGCGTGGTTTTGGCTTATAGCCAGGTTGGCAACGCTCATTAATTTTGCGCCAAAGCTTAGTTAATTGCTTATGCAACTCTTCGTTAGATAATTCATCAACGCCAGTTTTAACCATTAAAACAATATCAATATTGTCGAGTTGATGGCGGTTTAAGCGGAAATTTTCACGGGCAAGTCGTTTAATGCGATTACGTTGTACTGCTTTTTTAACGCGTTTTTTAGCTATGGTTAAACCAAGACGTGGATGGTCTAAATCATTTCGTTTTGCTAAAAGAGTAAAGTGTTGATTTGCTGCGCGTGCAGGCTCATTGAAGATGCGGGAGTAGTGTGAGGGAGTTAACAGACGTAACTCCCTACCAAAGCGAAAGTCTTCCAC
This region of Pseudoalteromonas spongiae UST010723-006 genomic DNA includes:
- the rnpA gene encoding ribonuclease P protein component, with the protein product MEDFRFGRELRLLTPSHYSRIFNEPARAANQHFTLLAKRNDLDHPRLGLTIAKKRVKKAVQRNRIKRLARENFRLNRHQLDNIDIVLMVKTGVDELSNEELHKQLTKLWRKINERCQPGYKPKPRPNHWQKNKNAKKPNNKA
- the yidD gene encoding membrane protein insertion efficiency factor YidD, whose amino-acid sequence is MHFLFALPSNLMILIIKVYQKLLSPLLGQNCRFTPTCSSYAIDAIKIHGFVKGSWFAAKRIIKCHPLHPGGDDPVPDKQNSLKQHREK